In a genomic window of Gloeocapsopsis dulcis:
- a CDS encoding ferric iron reductase, which translates to MLKLGLDAFIENINLVFKDGKIRSLWLHSLDNTVIYPPRFPVSIPSNYSRNIFSKIDKLQRFVFTNLFECHSSILIDCVYKLTKVSKKL; encoded by the coding sequence ATTCTGAAACTTGGGCTTGATGCATTCATTGAGAATATAAATCTTGTTTTTAAAGATGGAAAAATACGATCGCTATGGTTGCACTCTCTTGATAACACGGTAATTTATCCACCAAGATTTCCCGTTTCAATTCCTAGTAATTACTCTAGAAATATTTTTTCTAAAATTGATAAACTTCAGCGATTTGTATTCACCAATTTGTTTGAATGCCATTCCTCAATATTAATTGACTGTGTTTATAAGCTTACCAAGGTTTCAAAAAAGCTGTGA
- a CDS encoding dihydroorotase, whose amino-acid sequence MKSELLQQVRVIDPVSNTDQVADVLVADGVIQALQEKISDYPTDTQVRDCRGLVLGPGLVDLYSHSGEPGFEERETWRSLLASAAAGGFTRLHILPDTMPAVDNLSVLTRLQQELEEAAVKVNFWAALTLGIKGQQMIELALASESHIVGFTDGRAIENLALLRRLLEYLKPINKSVALWACDSQLAGNGVMREGTQSIRFGLPGNPAIAETAALAAILEIVAAIGTPVHIMRVSTARSVQLIQTAKAQGLPITASTTWMHLLLDTQAVKSFNPHLRLEPPLGNTVDLQALRQGVRSGIIDAIAIDHTPYTYEEKTVAFAEAPPGAIGLELALPLLWQNLVETDEWSAVELWRSLSTHPTQCLQQSPSTISPHKSAEMILFDPQQMWTVESQTLKSLSANTPWLRQTLVGRVVQTWLSKSGEVVLNKSG is encoded by the coding sequence ATGAAAAGTGAATTGCTACAACAAGTTCGGGTAATTGATCCTGTATCGAATACTGATCAGGTGGCTGATGTTTTAGTTGCTGATGGTGTGATTCAAGCACTACAGGAAAAGATTTCTGATTATCCCACAGATACGCAGGTACGCGATTGTCGCGGACTTGTGTTAGGACCTGGATTAGTCGATTTGTATAGCCACTCCGGCGAACCAGGTTTTGAAGAACGGGAAACTTGGCGATCGCTGCTTGCATCTGCAGCCGCTGGTGGTTTTACGCGATTGCATATTTTGCCGGATACTATGCCTGCTGTTGATAATCTGTCAGTGTTAACTCGGCTACAGCAGGAACTAGAAGAAGCTGCAGTCAAAGTTAATTTTTGGGCAGCACTGACGCTTGGTATTAAAGGTCAACAAATGATCGAATTGGCATTAGCTAGCGAATCTCATATAGTGGGTTTTACTGATGGTCGCGCGATTGAAAATTTAGCATTACTACGACGCTTACTGGAATACCTCAAACCAATCAACAAGTCTGTTGCACTTTGGGCGTGTGACTCGCAGTTGGCAGGAAATGGTGTGATGCGTGAAGGCACTCAATCAATTCGCTTTGGATTGCCAGGAAATCCCGCGATCGCGGAAACGGCAGCGCTAGCGGCTATTCTGGAAATCGTCGCTGCGATTGGCACTCCCGTACATATCATGCGGGTTTCGACCGCACGTAGTGTTCAATTAATTCAAACGGCAAAAGCACAAGGCTTACCAATTACGGCGAGTACGACTTGGATGCACTTACTCCTCGATACGCAAGCTGTGAAAAGTTTCAATCCGCATCTGCGATTAGAACCACCTTTGGGAAATACCGTCGATCTTCAAGCACTACGTCAGGGGGTACGTTCCGGAATTATAGACGCGATCGCTATCGATCACACTCCTTATACCTATGAAGAAAAAACCGTTGCGTTTGCTGAAGCTCCTCCTGGTGCGATTGGTTTAGAATTAGCTTTGCCTTTACTATGGCAAAATCTTGTAGAAACGGATGAATGGTCAGCAGTTGAATTATGGCGCAGTCTCAGCACTCATCCAACACAGTGTTTACAACAAAGCCCTAGTACAATTTCCCCTCATAAATCAGCAGAAATGATTCTTTTTGATCCTCAGCAGATGTGGACAGTAGAGTCACAAACGCTAAAATCACTTTCCGCCAATACTCCTTGGTTGCGACAAACATTAGTTGGTCGTGTTGTCCAAACTTGGTTGTCAAAATCAGGAGAGGTAGTCCTGAATAAGTCAGGATAG